AGCACCACGGCGGGCCATAGGCGGCGGACGAAGGGGCTCACGCCCGTATCCTAACCAAACGGCTACTCTGGGGAGCGTGAAGCGCAAAACCTTTGATCTCCGGCCCTGGGCGCGGGTCACGCAGTCCACCCAGACGGTGCTGGCGGTGCCAGGGTACGTGATCGTGGATTTCACGGCCCAGAGCGTGATTCGTCCGCTGGAGGTGACCAGACCTGGAACCACCGTCTGTCACCTGATCCTCGACGACGGTTACCGCTGGATTCGCTGTCACCCCACCGGCACGGGCGAGGGTATGATGGGCGCAGCTCTGACCGTGCAGCTGAACGCGGTGGGCCAGCCGGTTCAGTTCTACGTGGACATTCATGGTGGAGAGGGCGTCAGCGAAGACGGTCTGCCGTGGCACGACGATCTGTATCTGGACGTGGTGGGCGATCCCGAGGAAGAGGACCCCTGGACCGTGGCCGCCACCGAGATCATCGATGCTGACGAGTTGGACGAGGCGGTAGTG
This genomic interval from Deinococcus humi contains the following:
- a CDS encoding DUF402 domain-containing protein, which produces MKRKTFDLRPWARVTQSTQTVLAVPGYVIVDFTAQSVIRPLEVTRPGTTVCHLILDDGYRWIRCHPTGTGEGMMGAALTVQLNAVGQPVQFYVDIHGGEGVSEDGLPWHDDLYLDVVGDPEEEDPWTVAATEIIDADELDEAVVAGLVTPILAAQTWEHAHHIETELRAGTYSPVQVLRRYVEDPYT